CTGCGCGGGGCTGATCGTCCCGCGCGCGACCGCCTCGAGCAGCGCGGCTACTTTTTCCCGATCCACTTGAGCGCCTCGTTGGCGCTGCCGCTGCGAAAGCCCTGCAGGTCGAGGGTGACGTAGAGATAGCCCAGCTCGCGGAACCGCCGCACGATCGCGGTGTGGCGGTCCTCCTGCCACAGCCGGCCCATCTCGTCGGGCGGCAGCTCGATGCGCGCCAGGCGGTCGTGATGGCGCACCCGGAACTGGCGGAAGCCGAGCCCGCGCAGAAACGCCTCCGCCTCGTCGATCTGCCGCAGCTTGGCCGGCGTGATGAGATCGCCGTACTGGAAGCGCGAGGACAGGCAGGCGAACGAGGGCTTGTCCCACGTGGGCAGGCCGAGATCGCGCGACAGCGCGCGGATCTCCTCCTTCCACAGCGCGGCCTCGATCAGCGGCGCGCGCACCCCGCGGGCCTGGGCGGCCTTCATGCCCGGCCGGTGATCGCCGAGGTCGTCCATGTTCGCCCCGTAGACGACCTGCGCGACGCCGGCCCGACGGGCGATCGGCTCCAGCCGCGAGAACAGCTCCTCCTTGCAGTGAAAGCACCGGTCCGGCGAGTTGCGCGCGTACTCGGGCCGGTCCAGCTCGTGCGTGCGCACCACCTCGTGCCGCAGGCCCAGGAGCGCGGCGAGGCGGCGCGTCTCCTCGAGCTCGGCGGCCGGGTAGGTCTCGGAGTCGGCGGTGACCAGCAGCGCGTCGG
This genomic interval from Candidatus Methylomirabilota bacterium contains the following:
- the larE gene encoding ATP-dependent sacrificial sulfur transferase LarE; the encoded protein is MTREAALADKYHRLLDIVRGMGRVVVAFSGGVDSTFLARAAKDAVGADALLVTADSETYPAAELEETRRLAALLGLRHEVVRTHELDRPEYARNSPDRCFHCKEELFSRLEPIARRAGVAQVVYGANMDDLGDHRPGMKAAQARGVRAPLIEAALWKEEIRALSRDLGLPTWDKPSFACLSSRFQYGDLITPAKLRQIDEAEAFLRGLGFRQFRVRHHDRLARIELPPDEMGRLWQEDRHTAIVRRFRELGYLYVTLDLQGFRSGSANEALKWIGKK